In Herbaspirillum sp. WKF16, one genomic interval encodes:
- a CDS encoding sensor histidine kinase: MNAIEHTHHLAAPPASAQGYLGLSFRQLLLAAFLLIAALLSGTSIHALFTLDRMARNSSQTARQAVQLTEAAQRLAERTVAMERSARQYLVLDDPAFHDRFNEARDQARQALNELGDALPMAPREIFGQWSIYVDEAAAVLEADSRKDKSEQLKVFQDFARLPGLNERVAQESRREVDRRNNALSAALEQQRQMLTLQVVGAIVLAVLLAFCFGLWLSRPLARLEQAITRLGDNRFDQRIEVRGPADIRRLGQQLDWLRQRLADLEAEKSRFLRHVSHELKTPLAALCEGAALLDDGVAGQLSDNQREIARILRQNTQSLQNQIEDLLRYNEVSFDAQRIHPVPVDLRALLHKVIDDQRLQWLARELKVEIEGAARTVVVDPEKMAIVLANLLSNAVRFSPHGGFIRFLLSDAPGMVRVECIDQGPGVAPTDASRIFEPFYQGLHQPPGARRGNGIGLSVVREYVQAHSGKVYLVPREGGSHFRIELPDEK; encoded by the coding sequence ATGAACGCCATCGAGCACACCCATCATCTGGCCGCACCGCCCGCCTCCGCGCAGGGCTATCTGGGATTGTCTTTCCGGCAATTGTTGCTGGCCGCTTTCCTGCTGATCGCCGCGCTGCTCAGCGGGACCTCCATCCATGCGCTGTTCACGCTGGACCGGATGGCCAGGAACAGCAGCCAGACCGCGCGCCAGGCCGTGCAGCTGACCGAGGCCGCGCAGCGCCTGGCCGAGCGTACCGTAGCCATGGAGCGCAGCGCGCGCCAGTACCTGGTGCTGGACGACCCGGCTTTCCATGACCGCTTCAACGAGGCGCGCGACCAGGCCAGGCAGGCGCTCAACGAGCTGGGCGATGCGCTGCCCATGGCGCCGCGCGAGATCTTCGGGCAATGGAGCATCTATGTGGACGAGGCCGCCGCCGTGCTGGAGGCGGATTCGCGCAAGGACAAGTCGGAGCAGTTGAAGGTCTTCCAGGATTTCGCCCGGTTGCCGGGCCTGAACGAACGCGTGGCGCAGGAAAGCCGGCGCGAGGTCGACCGCCGCAACAACGCCCTGTCGGCGGCGCTGGAGCAGCAGCGCCAGATGCTGACGCTGCAGGTGGTCGGCGCCATCGTGCTGGCGGTGCTGCTGGCGTTCTGCTTCGGCCTGTGGCTGTCGCGCCCGCTGGCGCGCCTGGAGCAGGCCATCACGCGCCTGGGCGACAACCGCTTCGACCAGCGCATCGAAGTGCGCGGCCCGGCCGACATCCGCCGCCTGGGCCAGCAGCTGGATTGGCTGCGCCAGCGCCTGGCCGACCTGGAGGCGGAGAAATCGCGCTTCCTGCGGCATGTCTCGCATGAACTCAAGACGCCGCTGGCGGCGCTGTGCGAAGGCGCGGCCCTGCTCGACGACGGCGTGGCCGGGCAGCTCTCCGACAACCAGCGCGAGATCGCCCGCATCCTGCGCCAGAACACCCAGTCGCTGCAGAACCAGATCGAGGACCTGCTGCGCTACAACGAGGTGTCCTTCGACGCCCAGCGCATCCATCCGGTCCCGGTCGACCTGCGCGCGCTGCTGCACAAGGTGATCGACGACCAGCGCCTGCAGTGGCTGGCGCGCGAGCTGAAGGTGGAGATCGAGGGCGCGGCCCGCACCGTGGTGGTCGACCCCGAGAAGATGGCGATCGTGCTGGCCAACCTGCTGTCGAACGCGGTGCGCTTCAGTCCGCACGGCGGCTTCATCCGCTTCCTGCTGTCGGACGCGCCGGGCATGGTGCGCGTGGAGTGCATCGACCAGGGGCCGGGCGTGGCGCCGACCGACGCCAGCCGCATCTTCGAGCCGTTCTACCAGGGCCTGCACCAGCCGCCGGGCGCGCGCCGCGGCAACGGCATCGGCCTGTCGGTGGTGCGCGAGTACGTGCAGGCGCACAGCGGCAAGGTCTATCTGGTCCCGCGCGAAGGCGGGTCGCATTTCCGTATCGAGTTGCCTGATGAAAAATAA
- a CDS encoding MFS transporter gives MSSLPSSAGAEAPVHHTVIAGEGLPPEQRGRAILTLLIAVGLATLDTAIANTALPAMALDLNTTPAASVWIVTAYQLAMMVSLLPLAALGEIVGYRRVYIWGLVLFTAASLLCAVAWSLPTLVVARFLQGLGGAGIMSVNTALIRFIYPTRSLGRGVGLNTLIVAIAFTVGPSVASAILAIAPWPWLFAVNVPLGVAAIALALTSLPHTALAKHAFDLRSALLNAATFGLLILAIGEGAHQAEASVVGLELAAAIVCGLFLLKRELSHPAPMLPVDLFRHPMFSLSAVTAVCSFAAQGLAFVSLPFFFHHDLGRSQVEIGLLMTPWPVAVAIMAPIAGRMSDHYPVGILGGVGLALLCTGLLAMTFMPAAPNVWEISWRMLLCGMGFGFFQSPNLKALMTSAPPHRSGGASGIVATARLLGQSIGAALVALCFNLSESHGSRFALGFGAAFAGVACIASFLRLLTTNPYAPPLKK, from the coding sequence ATGTCATCCCTGCCCTCATCCGCCGGCGCCGAAGCGCCCGTCCATCACACGGTCATCGCCGGCGAAGGCCTGCCGCCCGAACAGCGCGGCCGCGCCATCCTTACGCTGCTCATCGCCGTCGGCCTGGCCACGCTGGACACCGCCATCGCCAACACCGCGCTGCCGGCCATGGCGCTGGACCTCAACACCACGCCGGCAGCCTCGGTGTGGATCGTCACCGCCTACCAACTGGCGATGATGGTGTCGCTGCTACCGCTGGCGGCGCTGGGCGAGATCGTCGGTTACCGCCGCGTCTATATCTGGGGCCTGGTGCTGTTCACCGCCGCCTCGCTGCTGTGCGCGGTGGCTTGGTCGCTGCCCACGCTGGTGGTCGCGCGCTTCCTTCAGGGGCTGGGCGGGGCCGGCATCATGAGCGTGAACACCGCGCTGATCCGCTTCATCTACCCGACGCGTTCGCTGGGCCGCGGCGTCGGCCTCAATACCCTGATCGTGGCCATCGCCTTCACCGTCGGCCCCAGCGTGGCCTCGGCCATCCTCGCCATCGCGCCCTGGCCGTGGCTGTTCGCGGTCAACGTGCCGCTGGGCGTGGCCGCCATCGCACTGGCGCTGACCTCGCTGCCGCACACCGCGCTGGCCAAGCATGCCTTCGACCTGCGCAGCGCCCTGCTCAACGCCGCCACCTTCGGCCTGCTGATCCTGGCCATCGGCGAAGGCGCGCACCAGGCCGAAGCCAGCGTGGTCGGCCTGGAGTTGGCGGCGGCCATCGTCTGCGGCCTGTTCCTGTTGAAGCGCGAACTCTCGCATCCGGCGCCGATGCTGCCGGTCGACCTGTTCCGCCATCCCATGTTCTCGCTGTCGGCGGTCACCGCGGTCTGCTCGTTCGCCGCGCAGGGCCTGGCGTTCGTCTCGCTGCCCTTCTTCTTCCATCATGACCTCGGCCGCAGCCAGGTAGAGATCGGCCTCCTCATGACACCCTGGCCGGTCGCCGTGGCCATCATGGCGCCGATCGCCGGCCGCATGTCGGACCACTACCCGGTCGGCATCCTGGGCGGCGTCGGCCTGGCGCTGCTGTGCACCGGCCTGCTGGCGATGACCTTCATGCCGGCCGCGCCCAACGTGTGGGAGATCAGCTGGCGCATGCTCCTGTGCGGCATGGGCTTCGGCTTCTTCCAGTCGCCCAACCTGAAGGCGCTGATGACCAGCGCCCCGCCGCACCGCAGCGGCGGCGCCTCCGGCATTGTGGCCACGGCGCGCCTGCTGGGCCAAAGCATCGGCGCGGCGCTGGTGGCGCTGTGTTTCAACCTGTCCGAATCGCACGGCTCGCGCTTCGCGCTGGGCTTCGGCGCGGCCTTCGCCGGCGTGGCCTGCATCGCCAGCTTCCTGCGCCTGCTGACCACAAATCCCTATGCGCCGCCGCTGAAGAAATAA
- a CDS encoding cell division protein FtsI, with protein MRTIIIATLLASSLSGCVVTSTSTLVDAASLVGYAASGVKSMTPNAPANPIVYNKDPIREICIEWNGAVALSDFVPSLQGELQKHGVQSRVYDAGTQVLACPVTLTYTGYVKWDTKVFSDAYSPYLTFAALTLRRDGRVLGSAQYRMGSFGQDKWATIGEKLGPLVDALLPGNPSIIADNSPENRTIGNGY; from the coding sequence ATGCGCACCATCATCATTGCCACATTGCTGGCATCGTCGCTGTCGGGCTGCGTCGTCACCTCGACCAGCACCCTGGTCGATGCGGCCAGCCTGGTCGGATATGCCGCCTCGGGCGTCAAGTCGATGACGCCCAATGCGCCGGCCAATCCCATCGTCTATAACAAGGATCCGATCCGCGAGATCTGCATCGAGTGGAACGGCGCGGTGGCGCTGAGCGACTTCGTGCCGAGCCTGCAGGGCGAGCTGCAAAAGCACGGCGTGCAGAGCCGCGTCTACGACGCCGGCACCCAAGTGCTGGCCTGCCCGGTGACGCTGACCTATACCGGCTACGTGAAGTGGGACACCAAGGTGTTCTCCGACGCCTACTCGCCCTATCTCACCTTCGCCGCCCTGACGCTGCGCCGCGACGGCCGCGTGCTGGGTTCGGCGCAATACCGCATGGGTTCCTTCGGCCAGGACAAGTGGGCCACCATCGGCGAGAAGCTGGGGCCGCTGGTGGATGCGCTGCTGCCCGGCAATCCCTCCATCATCGCCGACAACTCACCTGAGAACCGCACTATCGGCAACGGCTACTGA
- a CDS encoding sigma 54-interacting transcriptional regulator, translated as MGNTPPLLLVDDDPDLLRLLTLRLNASGYRVLAASSAEAALDQLALSLPALVITDVRLPGMDGLALFGEIRNRYPTLPVILLTAHGTIPDAVEATTRGAFAYLTKPFDGTLLLDKVAQALALTAPAGNSDDHAWRADLISRSQRIAELLAEARLVAASDASILVRGESGSGKELLARAIHRASPRADKPFIAVNCGAIPEQLLESELFGHVKGAFTGAVDNREGLFQAADGGTLFLDEIGDMPMPLQVKLLRVLQEKTVRQVGADRPGAVDVRIISATHRDLEAAMTEGAFREDLYYRLNVVTLYLPSLEERREDIALLANHFLKGIAAKYAKRLTGFAPDALEMLSLAHWPGNVRQLYNVVEQVCALSTVPLIPASLVQRALRTPTLDLLRYAEAKQKFERDYLIRLLKLTDGNVSDAARLADRNRTEFYRLLQKNGLDPRMFRGGEEHVATERHV; from the coding sequence ATGGGAAACACTCCCCCCTTATTGCTGGTCGACGACGACCCCGACCTGCTGCGCTTGCTGACGCTGCGCCTGAACGCCAGCGGCTACCGCGTGCTGGCCGCGTCCAGCGCGGAAGCCGCGCTGGACCAGCTGGCATTGTCGCTGCCGGCGCTGGTGATCACCGACGTGCGGCTGCCCGGCATGGACGGCCTGGCGCTGTTCGGCGAGATCCGCAACCGCTATCCGACGTTGCCGGTGATCCTGCTGACCGCGCACGGCACCATCCCCGACGCCGTCGAGGCGACCACCCGCGGCGCCTTCGCCTATCTGACCAAGCCGTTCGACGGCACGCTGCTGCTGGACAAGGTGGCCCAGGCGCTGGCCCTGACCGCGCCGGCCGGCAACAGCGACGACCACGCCTGGCGCGCCGACCTGATCAGCCGCAGCCAGCGCATCGCCGAACTGCTGGCCGAGGCGCGCCTGGTGGCGGCGTCGGATGCCAGCATCCTGGTGCGCGGCGAGAGCGGCAGCGGCAAGGAGCTGCTGGCGCGCGCGATCCACCGCGCCAGCCCGCGCGCGGACAAGCCCTTCATCGCCGTCAACTGCGGCGCAATCCCCGAGCAATTGCTGGAATCCGAGCTGTTCGGCCACGTCAAGGGCGCGTTCACCGGCGCCGTGGACAACCGCGAGGGTCTGTTCCAGGCCGCCGACGGCGGCACCCTGTTCCTGGATGAGATCGGCGACATGCCCATGCCGCTGCAGGTGAAGCTGCTGCGGGTGCTGCAGGAAAAGACCGTGCGCCAGGTCGGCGCCGACCGGCCCGGCGCCGTCGACGTGCGCATCATCTCGGCCACCCATCGCGACCTGGAGGCGGCGATGACCGAGGGCGCGTTCCGCGAGGATCTCTATTACCGGCTCAACGTGGTGACCCTCTACCTGCCGTCGCTGGAAGAGCGGCGCGAAGACATCGCGCTGCTGGCCAACCACTTCCTCAAGGGCATCGCCGCCAAATACGCCAAGCGCCTGACCGGCTTCGCGCCGGATGCGCTGGAGATGCTGAGCCTGGCGCATTGGCCCGGCAACGTGCGCCAGTTATATAACGTGGTGGAGCAGGTGTGCGCGCTGTCGACCGTGCCGTTGATCCCTGCGTCGCTGGTGCAGCGCGCGCTGCGCACGCCGACGCTGGACCTGCTGCGCTATGCGGAGGCGAAGCAGAAGTTCGAGCGGGATTACCTGATCCGGCTGCTGAAGTTGACCGACGGCAACGTCTCCGACGCGGCGCGCCTGGCCGACCGCAACCGCACCGAGTTCTATCGCCTGCTGCAGAAGAATGGTCTGGATCCGCGCATGTTCCGTGGAGGAGAGGAGCACGTCGCCACTGAGCGACATGTCTGA
- a CDS encoding D-amino acid dehydrogenase, producing the protein MWTAASPFDFHRQKNTMRIIVLGAGIVGVTTAYFLRERGHEVTVIERRAEVAAETSVGNAGHVCPSYATPWAAPGMPAKSLKWSLQSCLGVEAALRFTPRMDAHQWKWLKKFLAQCTPERYAVNKARMGRLARYSHEQLKLIRERLDIRYEQTTGGNLQLFRTQEGVDNASLSTKVLAEAGVPFQLLDADGCVAFDPGLGAARGELKGGLLLPMDETGNCPLFARALAAWLQAHGVEFRLSTTVEAIEVAGGKVAGVRTGAGTLCADAYVVACASASVPMMKPLGLDLPIYPVKGYAITVPVADPAGAPRSGVMDEYYKVAITRMGNHIRAAGTAEIGSWDTKVTPRDCATALKSLKNLYPAGADLAQVEYWAGLRPMTPDGAPLIGATPLSNLWLNAGHGSNGWTTACGSSRIIADKISGAASEIESADLEPARLI; encoded by the coding sequence ATGTGGACGGCGGCCTCACCCTTTGATTTCCATCGACAGAAGAACACCATGCGCATCATCGTGCTGGGCGCCGGCATCGTCGGCGTCACCACCGCCTATTTCCTCCGCGAGCGCGGCCATGAAGTCACCGTCATCGAGCGCCGCGCCGAAGTGGCGGCCGAGACCAGCGTGGGCAACGCCGGCCACGTCTGCCCGTCCTACGCCACGCCGTGGGCGGCCCCGGGCATGCCGGCCAAGTCGCTGAAATGGTCGCTGCAGAGCTGCCTGGGCGTCGAGGCCGCGCTGCGCTTCACGCCGCGCATGGACGCGCACCAGTGGAAGTGGCTCAAGAAATTCCTGGCGCAATGCACGCCCGAGCGCTACGCCGTCAACAAGGCGCGCATGGGCCGCCTGGCGCGCTACAGCCATGAACAGCTCAAGCTGATCCGCGAGCGCCTCGATATCCGCTACGAGCAGACCACCGGCGGCAACCTGCAGTTGTTCCGCACCCAGGAGGGCGTGGACAACGCCAGTCTCTCGACCAAGGTGCTGGCCGAGGCCGGCGTGCCGTTCCAGCTGCTCGACGCCGATGGCTGCGTGGCTTTCGACCCGGGCCTGGGCGCCGCGCGCGGCGAGTTGAAGGGCGGCTTGCTGCTGCCCATGGACGAGACCGGCAACTGCCCGTTGTTTGCGCGCGCTTTGGCGGCGTGGCTGCAGGCGCATGGGGTGGAGTTCCGACTCTCGACCACGGTCGAGGCGATCGAGGTGGCCGGCGGCAAGGTGGCGGGCGTACGCACCGGCGCCGGCACGCTGTGCGCCGACGCCTACGTGGTGGCCTGCGCCTCGGCCTCGGTGCCGATGATGAAGCCGCTGGGCCTGGACCTGCCGATCTATCCGGTCAAGGGCTACGCCATCACGGTGCCGGTGGCCGACCCGGCCGGCGCGCCCCGGAGCGGCGTCATGGACGAGTACTACAAGGTGGCGATCACCCGCATGGGCAACCATATCCGCGCCGCCGGCACCGCCGAGATCGGCAGCTGGGACACCAAGGTCACGCCGCGCGATTGCGCCACCGCGCTGAAGTCGCTGAAGAACCTCTACCCTGCCGGCGCCGACCTGGCGCAGGTCGAGTACTGGGCCGGCCTGCGCCCGATGACGCCGGACGGCGCGCCGCTGATCGGCGCCACGCCGCTATCGAACCTGTGGCTCAACGCCGGTCACGGCTCCAACGGCTGGACCACCGCCTGCGGCTCCAGCCGCATCATCGCCGACAAGATCTCGGGCGCCGCCAGCGAGATCGAAAGCGCCGACCTGGAGCCGGCGCGCTTGATCTGA
- a CDS encoding GIY-YIG nuclease family protein has product MNYYVYILASGRNGTLYIGVTRDLIRRVHQHREQTCAGFAGKYKVKDLVHVDVLDDPISAIAREKQLKNWHRDWKIRLIEERNPYWRDLYPELV; this is encoded by the coding sequence ATGAACTACTACGTCTACATCCTTGCCAGCGGCAGGAACGGCACGCTGTACATCGGCGTGACCCGCGACCTGATCAGGCGCGTCCACCAGCACAGGGAGCAAACCTGCGCCGGTTTCGCCGGCAAATACAAGGTGAAGGACCTGGTTCATGTCGATGTGCTGGATGATCCGATCAGCGCCATCGCCCGGGAAAAGCAACTCAAGAACTGGCACCGGGATTGGAAGATTCGCCTGATCGAGGAGCGCAATCCTTACTGGCGCGACCTGTATCCGGAACTCGTCTGA
- a CDS encoding HD-GYP domain-containing protein: MLKSIATEQLRLGMYVHSIPGAWINHPFWRKSFKLDSFEDLQALRASPIREILIDTAKGRDVAPENVDEDAEDADDADNAQDATGQALGGAPAVHGSAPRAQARRVDTKVERERAARILSSSKTTVLNMFSEARMGKTVDVKDAADLVTEITASVSRNADALISLARLKTADDYTYMHSVAVCAMMISLANQLGMSHADIKQAGMAGLLHDVGKMAVPLDILNKPAKLTEEEFASIRSHTVAGHSILKQIDGISQAALDVSLHHHEKVDGSGYPFNLKSDQISIMAKMSAVCDVYDAITSNRPYKAGWDPARSIRHMAGSAGHFDPKTIEAFVKAIGIYPTGSCVLMQSGRLGVVVDQRPEQLLTPRVKMFYSTLTKMPLQTEIVDLAHASDKIVAYADHTKWGIRNLPSLEL; encoded by the coding sequence ATGTTGAAATCAATCGCCACCGAACAGCTGCGACTCGGCATGTACGTCCACTCCATACCCGGAGCCTGGATCAACCATCCGTTCTGGCGCAAATCCTTCAAGCTGGACAGCTTCGAGGACCTGCAGGCGCTGCGCGCCAGCCCGATCCGCGAGATCCTGATCGATACGGCCAAGGGCCGCGATGTTGCCCCGGAGAACGTCGACGAGGACGCGGAAGATGCCGACGACGCCGACAATGCCCAGGACGCCACGGGCCAAGCCCTCGGCGGCGCGCCCGCGGTGCACGGCTCGGCGCCGCGCGCCCAGGCCCGCCGGGTCGACACCAAGGTCGAGCGCGAACGCGCCGCGCGCATCCTGTCCTCGTCCAAGACCACGGTGCTCAACATGTTCTCCGAGGCGCGCATGGGCAAGACGGTGGACGTCAAGGACGCCGCCGACCTGGTCACCGAGATCACCGCCTCGGTCTCGCGCAATGCCGACGCCCTGATCAGCCTGGCGCGCCTGAAGACCGCCGACGACTACACCTACATGCACTCGGTGGCGGTATGCGCCATGATGATCTCGCTGGCCAACCAGTTGGGCATGTCGCATGCCGACATCAAGCAGGCGGGCATGGCCGGCCTGCTGCACGACGTCGGCAAGATGGCCGTGCCGCTGGACATCCTGAACAAACCCGCCAAGCTGACCGAAGAGGAATTCGCCTCGATCCGCTCGCACACCGTGGCCGGCCACTCGATCCTGAAGCAGATCGACGGCATCAGCCAGGCCGCGCTGGACGTTTCCCTGCATCACCATGAAAAGGTCGATGGCAGCGGCTACCCGTTCAACCTGAAGTCCGACCAGATCTCCATCATGGCCAAGATGAGCGCGGTGTGCGACGTCTACGACGCCATCACCTCCAACCGCCCCTACAAGGCCGGCTGGGATCCGGCGCGCTCGATCCGCCACATGGCCGGCAGCGCCGGCCATTTCGACCCCAAGACCATCGAGGCCTTCGTCAAGGCGATCGGCATCTATCCCACCGGCTCCTGTGTGCTGATGCAATCGGGCCGCCTGGGCGTGGTGGTGGACCAGCGGCCCGAACAATTGCTCACGCCGCGCGTGAAGATGTTCTACTCGACCCTCACCAAGATGCCGCTGCAGACCGAGATCGTCGACCTGGCGCATGCCAGCGACAAGATCGTGGCCTATGCCGACCACACCAAATGGGGCATCCGCAACCTGCCCTCGCTGGAGCTCTGA
- a CDS encoding ArgE/DapE family deacylase: MSKQQLSERLCAWIDQHFDEEVGVLQQLIRIPTDTPPGNNAPHADAVAELVKAWGWNAEKHAVPQQQVADYGMQSITNLIVRRPYAAGGPTVALNAHGDVVPPGEGWSHDPYGGEIADGRIYGRAAAVSKSDFASYIFAARALEALGAELRGALELHFTYDEEFGGLLGPGWLLEQKLTKPDFVLAAGFSYNVVTAHNACLQFEVTVHGRATHGSMPETGHDALQAATAVLNAIYGALPGLKQISSAIPGITHPTMIVGRIDGGTNTNVVPGKVVLKMDRRMIPEEDPAQVEAGVRKLIEDAVAGLPGIRVEIRRLLLARALRPLPGHEKLVESLLRNAQQVMGEAPTTNGSALYTDARLYGEHGIPVVLFGAGPRTLMESNAKQADENLALEDLRRATKVTALTLLDFLGPQG, encoded by the coding sequence ATGTCCAAACAGCAGTTGTCGGAGCGCCTGTGCGCATGGATCGATCAGCATTTCGATGAGGAAGTCGGCGTCCTGCAGCAGCTGATCCGCATCCCGACCGACACGCCGCCGGGCAACAACGCGCCGCACGCGGACGCGGTGGCCGAGCTGGTCAAGGCCTGGGGCTGGAACGCCGAGAAGCACGCGGTGCCGCAGCAGCAGGTGGCCGACTACGGCATGCAGAGCATCACCAACCTGATCGTGCGCCGGCCCTATGCGGCCGGCGGCCCGACGGTCGCGCTCAACGCGCACGGCGACGTGGTGCCCCCGGGCGAAGGCTGGAGCCACGATCCCTACGGCGGCGAGATCGCCGACGGCCGCATCTATGGCCGCGCGGCGGCGGTCTCCAAGAGCGACTTCGCCAGCTACATCTTCGCCGCGCGCGCGCTGGAGGCGCTGGGCGCCGAGCTGCGCGGCGCGCTCGAACTGCACTTCACCTACGACGAGGAATTCGGCGGCCTGCTGGGCCCGGGCTGGCTGCTGGAGCAGAAGCTGACCAAGCCCGACTTCGTGCTGGCGGCCGGCTTCAGCTACAACGTGGTGACCGCGCACAATGCCTGCCTGCAATTCGAGGTCACCGTGCACGGCCGCGCCACCCACGGTTCCATGCCCGAGACCGGCCACGATGCGCTGCAGGCGGCCACCGCCGTGCTCAACGCCATCTATGGCGCGCTGCCCGGCTTGAAGCAGATCAGCTCGGCGATCCCCGGCATCACTCATCCGACCATGATCGTCGGACGCATCGACGGCGGCACCAACACCAACGTGGTGCCGGGCAAGGTGGTGCTGAAGATGGACCGCCGCATGATCCCCGAGGAAGATCCGGCGCAGGTCGAGGCCGGCGTGCGCAAGCTGATCGAAGATGCCGTGGCCGGCTTGCCGGGCATCCGCGTCGAGATCCGTCGCCTGCTGCTGGCGCGCGCGCTGCGCCCGCTGCCGGGCCACGAGAAGCTGGTCGAGAGCCTGTTGCGCAATGCGCAGCAAGTGATGGGCGAGGCGCCGACCACCAATGGCTCGGCGCTGTACACCGATGCCCGCCTGTACGGCGAGCACGGCATCCCGGTGGTGCTGTTCGGTGCGGGGCCGCGTACGCTCATGGAGTCCAACGCCAAGCAGGCCGACGAGAACCTGGCGCTGGAAGACCTGCGCCGCGCCACCAAGGTGACCGCGCTGACGCTGCTGGACTTCCTCGGCCCGCAGGGCTGA
- a CDS encoding BLUF domain-containing protein: protein MLVRLIYASRARLPISSEVIDSILGSARKNNPEQGITGVLCYSDSIFVQVLEGGRDQVNRIYGRLQRDERHHDLVLLAYESIDERLYSSWTMGKIRLDKINRSLLLKYSVCGELNPYLVSNCATVALLNELASTAAFTQRD from the coding sequence ATGCTGGTCCGCCTGATCTACGCAAGCCGCGCGCGCCTTCCGATTTCCAGCGAAGTGATCGACAGCATCCTGGGCAGCGCGCGCAAGAACAACCCCGAGCAGGGCATCACCGGCGTGCTGTGCTACAGCGACAGCATCTTCGTGCAGGTGCTGGAGGGCGGGCGCGACCAGGTGAACCGGATCTACGGCCGCCTGCAGCGCGACGAGCGCCATCACGACCTGGTGCTGCTGGCCTATGAGTCCATCGACGAGCGCCTGTACTCCTCCTGGACCATGGGCAAGATCCGGCTGGACAAGATCAACCGTTCGCTGCTGCTGAAGTATTCGGTCTGCGGCGAGCTCAATCCCTACCTGGTCTCCAACTGCGCCACCGTGGCGCTGTTGAACGAACTGGCGTCGACCGCCGCCTTCACGCAGCGCGACTGA
- a CDS encoding flagellar basal body L-ring protein FlgH: MKFEYRLSGACALACLLCACTSPAPMVSGPTSVRPSYPVANVENNGAIFRVSSAQLFEEPTSYNVGDIIKIDISESISSSNKAATTNSRDSSLTQKGPGSDAPLGGLFTQLYNANYSASGSSSFKGSGDSSSTNTMTSTLMVSIVEVLPNRNLVVAGEKRIGVNGTVNTLRFSGVVRTRDIRSGIVSSSNVADARLEQVGGGSIADASTDNNFFRRLLTIW, translated from the coding sequence ATGAAGTTCGAATATCGTCTGTCCGGCGCATGCGCGCTGGCCTGCCTGCTGTGCGCCTGCACCAGTCCGGCGCCCATGGTAAGCGGGCCGACCAGCGTGCGGCCGTCCTATCCGGTGGCCAACGTCGAGAACAACGGCGCCATCTTCCGCGTCTCCAGCGCGCAGCTGTTCGAGGAGCCGACCAGCTACAACGTCGGCGACATCATCAAGATCGACATCTCCGAATCCATCAGCAGCAGCAACAAGGCCGCCACCACCAACAGCCGCGACTCCAGCCTGACGCAAAAGGGCCCGGGCTCGGATGCGCCGCTGGGCGGGCTGTTCACGCAGCTATACAACGCCAACTACTCGGCCAGCGGCAGCAGCTCCTTCAAGGGCTCCGGCGACAGCAGCAGCACCAACACCATGACCAGCACGCTGATGGTGTCCATCGTCGAGGTGCTGCCCAACCGCAACCTGGTGGTCGCGGGCGAAAAGCGTATCGGCGTGAACGGCACCGTCAACACGTTGCGCTTCTCGGGCGTAGTGCGCACGCGCGATATCCGCAGCGGCATCGTCTCTTCCTCCAACGTCGCCGATGCGCGGCTGGAGCAGGTCGGCGGCGGATCGATCGCCGACGCCAGTACCGACAACAACTTCTTCCGCCGCCTGCTGACGATCTGGTGA
- the folE gene encoding GTP cyclohydrolase I gives MATQKDPAAAPSVHEQLVSSRIRARIKAAGVRFHANDNISAFIEEGELAELQAEVQAKLATVLESLVIDVESDHNTQDTAKRVAKMYLNEVFRGRYQAEPPVTEFPNIERLNELMIVGPITVRSACSHHLCPIMGRVWVGVMPNEHSNLIGLSKYARLLEWVMSRPQIQEEAVSQAADLLMQKLQPDGLAIVMEADHFCMHWRGVKDMESKMINSVMRGSFLRDANLRREFLALISPRQRG, from the coding sequence ATGGCAACACAAAAAGACCCGGCCGCCGCGCCGAGCGTGCATGAACAGCTCGTTTCGTCCCGCATCCGCGCGCGCATCAAGGCCGCCGGCGTGCGCTTCCACGCCAACGACAACATCTCCGCCTTCATCGAGGAAGGCGAGCTGGCCGAACTGCAGGCCGAGGTGCAGGCCAAGCTGGCCACCGTGCTGGAGAGCCTGGTGATCGATGTCGAGAGCGACCACAACACCCAGGACACCGCCAAGCGCGTGGCCAAGATGTATCTCAACGAAGTCTTCCGCGGCCGCTACCAGGCCGAGCCGCCGGTGACCGAGTTCCCTAACATCGAACGCCTGAATGAGCTGATGATCGTCGGCCCGATCACCGTGCGCAGCGCCTGCTCGCACCACCTGTGCCCGATCATGGGCCGCGTGTGGGTGGGCGTGATGCCCAACGAGCACTCCAACCTGATCGGCCTGTCCAAGTACGCGCGGCTGCTGGAATGGGTGATGAGCCGCCCGCAGATCCAGGAAGAGGCGGTGTCGCAGGCGGCCGACCTGCTGATGCAGAAGCTGCAGCCCGACGGCCTGGCCATCGTCATGGAAGCCGACCATTTCTGCATGCACTGGCGCGGCGTCAAGGACATGGAATCGAAGATGATCAACAGCGTCATGCGCGGTTCCTTCCTGCGCGATGCCAACCTGCGCCGCGAATTCCTGGCGCTGATTTCTCCACGTCAACGAGGTTAA